A portion of the Citrobacter rodentium NBRC 105723 = DSM 16636 genome contains these proteins:
- the espB gene encoding type III secretion system LEE translocon pore-forming subunit EspB, whose translation MNTIDYNNAAIAVNPVVSSTTDSASSTTTLTSSSSSSLLTAGKVDISKLLLEVQKLMREMVTTLQDYLQRQLAQSYNIQQAIFQSQNKAIEEKKAGATAALIGGAISSVLGILGSFAAINSATKGASDVVQKATSASAKSVNTASEVSTKALVKASESIADAADETVGTLQQGIAAATKAANRTSGIADDVTTSAQKASQVAEEAADAAQDLTRKANLLSRFTAAAGRISGSTAFVVVTSLAEGTKTLPTTISESVKSNHDINEQRAKSVENLQASNLETYKQDVRRSQDDIASRLRDMTATARDLNDLINRMGQSARLAG comes from the coding sequence ATGAATACTATCGATTATAACAATGCAGCAATCGCCGTTAATCCAGTTGTGAGTAGCACGACTGACAGCGCCAGTTCAACAACTACATTAACCTCGTCAAGCAGTTCATCTTTACTTACTGCTGGCAAAGTGGATATTTCTAAACTTCTGCTAGAGGTTCAAAAACTGATGCGTGAGATGGTCACCACATTACAAGATTATCTTCAGAGGCAATTGGCGCAAAGCTATAACATCCAACAAGCTATTTTTCAGAGCCAAAATAAAGCTATTGAGGAGAAAAAGGCCGGTGCGACAGCCGCTCTGATTGGTGGTGCTATCTCATCTGTCCTGGGGATTTTAGGCTCTTTTGCTGCCATTAATAGCGCAACGAAAGGGGCGAGCGATGTCGTTCAGAAGGCCACTTCTGCTTCTGCGAAGTCTGTCAATACCGCCTCTGAAGTTTCAACTAAAGCACTGGTGAAGGCTTCCGAAAGTATTGCGGATGCCGCAGATGAGACAGTTGGCACATTGCAGCAAGGGATCGCGGCAGCTACAAAAGCGGCAAATCGTACATCAGGTATCGCTGATGATGTTACTACTTCTGCTCAGAAAGCTTCTCAGGTAGCTGAAGAGGCTGCTGACGCTGCTCAGGATTTAACACGGAAGGCAAATCTGTTAAGTCGCTTTACTGCTGCTGCCGGACGAATTTCTGGTTCTACAGCATTTGTTGTTGTTACCAGCCTTGCTGAAGGTACGAAAACATTGCCAACAACGATATCTGAATCTGTCAAGTCCAATCATGATATCAATGAGCAGCGTGCTAAATCGGTAGAAAATCTCCAGGCGTCGAATTTAGAAACCTACAAACAGGATGTTCGCAGATCGCAGGATGATATCGCCAGCCGCCTGCGTGATATGACAGCGACTGCTCGTGACCTTAATGACCTTATTAATCGTATGGGGCAATCGGCTCGTTTAGCAGGGTAA
- the sctF gene encoding type III secretion system needle filament subunit SctF, whose translation MNLTQITEDMGNIADTLAEPVPKLLSNPDLVNDPQKMLQLSFSINQFSSYINLESGMIKTVKDLISTISNRTF comes from the coding sequence ATGAATCTGACTCAAATTACTGAAGATATGGGGAATATCGCTGATACGCTGGCTGAGCCTGTGCCAAAGTTACTTAGTAACCCAGATCTGGTTAATGACCCCCAGAAGATGTTACAACTGTCGTTCTCGATTAATCAATTTTCTTCTTATATTAACTTGGAAAGTGGGATGATAAAAACGGTAAAAGACCTTATTTCAACTATTTCCAACCGTACGTTTTAA
- a CDS encoding EscG/YscG/SsaH family type III secretion system needle protein co-chaperone, with protein sequence MGNDISANKIMVWAAVAAANHKLPKYAESILNVLPQILSDKKDIAHLEFIILYGLNKKNDAVKALEGYMDDQTSQLLYSLVCENKRQEREDSDRLILY encoded by the coding sequence ATGGGTAATGATATTTCTGCCAATAAGATAATGGTATGGGCGGCTGTAGCAGCGGCAAATCATAAGCTTCCAAAATATGCAGAATCTATTCTGAATGTATTGCCGCAAATCTTATCAGATAAAAAAGATATTGCACATTTAGAATTCATTATTTTATATGGGTTAAATAAAAAAAATGATGCAGTAAAGGCTCTTGAGGGCTATATGGATGATCAGACAAGCCAGTTGTTGTATAGCCTGGTCTGTGAAAACAAGAGACAAGAGAGAGAGGACTCTGATAGATTAATTTTATATTGA
- the espF gene encoding type III secretion system LEE effector EspF, which translates to MLNGIGQAVSTLGRQLANVASRVGSVGGASFSVSPQAVRLTTIRIQSPFSPAVSHINARTNFNVSGVTTSLTPSRPAPSPPTSGQSTGRSQSLPPIAQALKDHLAAFEASKSLEASSLKPARPAPQSPTNGQSTGRSQSLPPIAQALKDHLAAFEASKSLEASNLKPARPAPQPPTNGQSTGRAQSLPPIAQALKDHLAAFEASKSLEASSLKPARPAPQPPTSGQSTGRSQSLPPIAQALKDHLAAFEASKSLEASSLKPARPAPQPPTSGQSTGRAQSLPPIAQALKDHLAAYQQFKNG; encoded by the coding sequence ATGCTTAATGGAATTGGTCAGGCCGTTTCTACACTAGGACGGCAGCTTGCAAATGTGGCAAGTCGGGTGGGCTCTGTGGGAGGTGCGAGCTTTTCAGTTTCCCCTCAGGCAGTGCGTCTGACCACGATTAGAATTCAATCTCCTTTTTCTCCGGCTGTGTCGCATATCAATGCAAGAACGAATTTTAATGTGAGTGGAGTTACAACGTCATTAACTCCCTCTCGCCCTGCACCATCACCGCCGACAAGTGGACAGTCCACCGGGCGATCCCAGTCTTTACCCCCTATTGCACAGGCATTAAAAGACCATTTGGCAGCCTTTGAAGCGTCTAAAAGTTTAGAGGCCTCAAGCCTTAAGCCAGCTCGTCCGGCACCACAATCACCGACAAATGGACAGTCCACCGGGCGATCCCAGTCTTTACCCCCCATTGCACAGGCATTAAAAGACCATTTGGCAGCTTTTGAAGCGTCTAAAAGTTTAGAGGCCTCAAACCTTAAGCCAGCTCGTCCGGCACCACAACCACCGACAAATGGACAGTCCACCGGGCGAGCCCAGTCTTTACCCCCCATTGCACAGGCATTAAAAGACCATTTGGCAGCTTTTGAAGCGTCTAAAAGTTTAGAGGCCTCAAGCCTTAAGCCAGCTCGTCCGGCACCACAACCACCGACAAGTGGACAGTCCACCGGGCGATCTCAGTCTTTACCCCCTATTGCACAGGCATTAAAAGACCATTTGGCAGCCTTTGAAGCGTCTAAAAGTTTAGAGGCCTCAAGCCTTAAGCCAGCTCGTCCGGCACCACAACCACCGACAAGTGGACAGTCCACCGGACGAGCCCAGTCTTTACCTCCCATTGCACAGGCATTAAAAGATCATTTGGCAGCCTATCAGCAATTTAAAAATGGATAA
- a CDS encoding SdiA-regulated domain-containing protein: protein MKRNSLIVFFIAILITSTTLFLFEFNFSYKKSPQEYSLSFIKRLPNTVNLSSLTYSKEDNFLYATQNSPAQLLKITKSGDIIDRVPLPFISDAETIEYIKGNIFAAVDEKTSELFFFTITKHMNVSFRNKIQLEKFNKKNRGFEGLAWKADDLMLFAAKERRPNGIFAYQLSSDLLSAKQVTIPEALNDIRVNDISGLDFNNESLMILSDESRKLLKFNLIEMSFVEIMDLTKGNHALTSDLPQPEGIVTMSDGSIYIVSEPDILAKFIPLR from the coding sequence ATGAAAAGAAATTCATTGATCGTTTTTTTTATTGCAATACTAATTACATCAACCACATTATTCCTCTTTGAATTTAATTTTAGTTACAAAAAATCACCACAAGAATATTCGCTTTCATTTATCAAAAGATTACCAAATACGGTGAATCTGTCATCGCTTACTTATAGTAAGGAGGATAATTTCCTGTATGCGACCCAGAACAGCCCTGCGCAGCTACTCAAAATAACCAAGAGCGGCGATATCATTGACAGGGTCCCGCTGCCTTTTATCTCTGATGCCGAAACAATTGAATACATAAAAGGAAATATTTTTGCAGCAGTAGACGAAAAAACTTCTGAACTATTCTTTTTCACAATTACGAAACATATGAATGTCTCCTTTCGAAACAAAATTCAGTTAGAAAAATTTAATAAGAAAAATAGAGGTTTTGAAGGGCTGGCATGGAAAGCAGACGACCTGATGCTGTTTGCCGCAAAAGAGCGACGCCCTAATGGCATATTTGCATACCAGCTTTCGTCCGATCTGCTGAGTGCAAAGCAAGTAACTATTCCAGAGGCACTAAATGATATACGTGTTAACGATATATCCGGCCTAGACTTTAATAATGAAAGCCTGATGATTCTGTCCGATGAGTCGCGTAAGTTACTTAAGTTTAACCTGATAGAAATGTCTTTTGTTGAAATTATGGACTTAACGAAAGGAAATCATGCTTTAACTAGTGATTTGCCTCAGCCTGAAGGTATTGTAACTATGTCTGATGGAAGTATTTATATTGTCAGTGAACCTGATATCCTCGCTAAATTTATCCCACTCAGGTAA
- a CDS encoding EspG domain-containing protein, with amino-acid sequence MLNGLNNNSASLVLDATIKINSDYKKPWNEMTCAEKLLKILTLGLWNPKYSQDERQQFQGLLTVLEPVSPAHNELGRVYAKFSDGSSLRISVTNSELIEAEIHTPNNEKFLVLLEANEQNRLLQSLPINRHMPYIQVHHTLPQEELTDLLSMHKLLSFTSKLSATLIPHNNQTDPLSGLTPFSTVFMDTSRGLGNSKLSLNGVDIPADAQKLLRNTLGLKDTNSSPDLNVIRNGIPRHYAEQIVKESSSTNEQKAAVVDFLCQPEAPTAICSAFYQSFNVPALMLTHVRISQASAYNAQRSLDMPNACINISITQSSEGSIHVTSHTGVLIMAPEDRPNQLGMLTNRTSYEVPPGVKCEPNEMARMLKAKYASSETYLNNA; translated from the coding sequence ATGTTAAACGGACTTAATAATAATTCCGCATCTTTAGTTTTAGATGCTACAATTAAAATTAACTCTGATTATAAAAAGCCGTGGAATGAGATGACATGTGCAGAAAAATTGCTAAAAATTCTCACTTTGGGGTTATGGAATCCAAAGTATTCTCAGGATGAAAGACAACAATTTCAAGGGTTGTTAACCGTTTTAGAACCTGTATCTCCCGCTCACAATGAATTAGGCAGAGTATATGCGAAATTTTCAGATGGCTCATCCTTAAGAATTTCCGTCACTAACAGCGAACTCATTGAAGCAGAGATTCACACGCCGAATAATGAAAAGTTTCTTGTACTCCTGGAGGCAAACGAACAAAATCGGCTATTACAATCTTTACCCATCAATCGCCACATGCCATACATTCAGGTTCATCATACCTTACCTCAGGAGGAACTGACTGATCTTCTGTCAATGCACAAACTACTTAGTTTTACTTCCAAATTATCAGCAACTTTGATTCCTCATAATAATCAAACAGATCCGCTTTCTGGACTTACGCCATTCAGCACTGTGTTTATGGATACGTCTCGGGGACTCGGCAATTCAAAGCTTTCACTCAATGGTGTTGATATACCTGCAGATGCACAAAAATTGCTTCGCAATACGCTAGGGCTTAAAGACACAAATTCATCCCCTGATCTAAATGTTATTAGGAATGGTATTCCTCGTCATTATGCAGAACAAATCGTAAAGGAAAGCAGCAGTACCAATGAGCAGAAAGCTGCAGTTGTGGATTTTTTATGTCAGCCCGAAGCGCCAACTGCCATATGCTCGGCTTTCTATCAGTCCTTCAATGTTCCAGCCTTAATGTTGACACATGTAAGGATCTCTCAAGCTAGTGCATATAATGCACAAAGATCGTTAGATATGCCTAATGCTTGTATTAACATAAGCATCACTCAATCATCAGAGGGAAGCATTCACGTTACCAGCCATACTGGAGTTTTAATCATGGCGCCAGAGGACCGTCCCAACCAATTAGGGATGTTGACGAACAGAACCTCTTATGAGGTGCCGCCAGGTGTGAAATGTGAACCTAATGAGATGGCAAGGATGTTAAAAGCAAAATATGCCTCATCTGAAACATATCTGAACAATGCTTAA